The Oryzias latipes chromosome 1, ASM223467v1 genome contains a region encoding:
- the LOC101157515 gene encoding carboxylesterase notum2, producing the protein MKISGCVTLLLLLGEVWGQSNRNAKSSGKSVKKVGANLGGDAAQPPPGAGVTAGSSRSSGGSAESEQEGAAAAPRAAAPQTDDMRLHFLRNTQVTCNDGTAAGFYLKESRGNRRWILFLEGGWCCYSKESCDARYQTVPRLMSSTVWPQIKTGTGILSSRAEENPHWYNANRVFIPYCSSDVWTGTGPAPTPPTRQRQGRDKIKERNTNTTEYSFMGSLIIREVIKDLIPKGIKMAKVIMLAGTSAGGTGVLLNIERVASQLAQLGTDAQVRGLVDSGWFLESKKERPTNCPETVSCSPEDAIKNGLRLWNGAVPEQCQQLYQKGEEWQCFFGHRLYSTLTSPLFVVQWLFDEEQLRVENIYMGAQSLSDEQWQYIQNLGLELKNSLRGVTAVFAPSCLSHTVITKSEWMSFQVKGTTLPRALHCWDRSLEATRNNRSPAKGCPFHLVDTCQWPQCNPTCPALVDQATQQEATLLQMLVAMGLDLQKLGLDPQGDADSLASMVSNGG; encoded by the exons ATGAAGATATCGGGCTGCGTTACTCTCTTACTTTTACTCGGGGAAGTATGGGGTCAGAGCAACCGTAATGCTAAATCGAGTGGCAAGTCTGTGAAGAAGGTTGGTGCAAACCTTGGAGGTGATGCTGCCCAGCCTCCACCCGGGGCTGGGGTCACTGCtggaagcagcaggagcagtGGAGGGTCAGCTGAATCTGAACAGGAGggtgctgcagcagctcctcgtGCAGCTGCACCGCAGACGGACGACATGAGGCTTCACTTCCTCAGGAACACCCAAGTTACATGCAATGATGGAACAGCAGCTGG CTTTTACCTGAAGGAGTCCAGAGGAAACCGCAGGTGGATTTTATTTCTGGAGG GTGGCTGGTGCTGCTACAGCAAAGAGAGCTGTGATGCAAGATACCAAACTGTCCCTCGACTAATGAGCTCAACGGTGTGGCCCCAAATCAAAACAG GAACTGGAATTCTGTCTTCCCGAGCAGAGGAAAATCCACACTGGTACAATGCTAACCGTGT ATTCATCCCGTACTGCTCCAGTGATGTCTGGACCGGCACCGGTCCCGCTCCGACCCCTCCTACAAGACAACGACAAGGACGAGACAAAATCAAagagagaaacacaaacacGA CTGAGTATTCCTTCATGGGCTCTCTGATCATTCGCGAGGTCATCAAAGATCTCATACCCAAAGGAATCAAAATGGCCAAGGTCATCATGCTGGCTGGCACCAG TGCCGGAGGAACCGGTGTGCTGCTAAACATTGAGCGGGTCGCCAGCCAGCTGGCACAACTTGGTACGGATGCTCAGGTCCGAGGTCTGGTAGATTCTGGCTGGTTTCTAGAGAGTAAAAAGGAAAGACCAACCAACTGCCCTGAGACTGTTTCCTGCTCTCCTGAAGATGCTATCAAGAACGGGCTCAG ATTGTGGAATGGGGCTGTGCCAGAACAATGTCAGCAGCTCTATCAGAAGGGGGAGGAGTGGCAGTGCTTCTTTGGTCACAGACTGTATTCAACCTTGACCT cGCCTCTGTTCGTGGTGCAGTGGCTGTTTGATGAGGAGCAGCTGCGGGTGGAAAACATCTACATGGGTGCACAAAGCCTCTCTGATGAGCAGTGGCAGTACATTCAGAACCTGGGTTTGGAGCTCAAAAACTCCCTCAGAGGTGTCAC GGCTGTTTTTGCTCCGTCCTGCCTTTCCCACACTGTCATCACCAAAAG TGAATGGATGAGTTTTCAAGTCAAAGGCACCACTTTGCCCCGTGCCCTGCACTGCTGGGACAGGAGTCTGGAGGCAACACGCAACAACAGAAGCCCTGCCAAAGGCTGCCCTTTCCACCTGGTGGACACCTGCCAGTGGCCTCAGTGCAACCCCACCTGCCCAGCCTTGGTGGACCAGGCCACCCAGCAGGAGGCCACTCTGCTCCAGATGCTGGTTGCCATGGGTCTTGACCTGCAGAAGCTGGGCTTGGATCCCCAGGGAGATGCAGACTCTCTGGCCAGCATGGTCAGCAATGGTGGCTAA